In a single window of the Drosophila albomicans strain 15112-1751.03 chromosome 3, ASM965048v2, whole genome shotgun sequence genome:
- the LOC117569395 gene encoding ornithine aminotransferase, mitochondrial — protein sequence MFSKLCTRGIASRLGGIAQKTQPKEATESSSRSEAVFAREQKYGAHNYHPLPVALSRGEGVHVWDVEGKRYFDYLSAYSAVNQGHCHPKIIKALTEQSQKLALTSRAFYSDVLGEYEEYITKFFGYEKVLPMNTGVEGGETACKLARKWGYLKKQIPKNQAKIIFARNNFWGRTLSAVSASNDPSSYEGFGPFMPGFELIDYNNVTALEQALQDPNVCAFMVEPIQGEAGVVVPDEGYLRKVRELCSKHNVLWIADEVQTGLARTGRMLAVDYEEVQPDILILGKALSGGVYPVSAVLCNDEVMLCIKPGEHGSTYGGNPLGCRVAMAALEVLQEEKLAENAFKMGELLRSELSKLPKDVVSVVRGKGLLNAIVISSKHDAWDVCMKLKDNGLLAKPTHGDIIRFAPPLVINEAQMLESIDIIKKTILSM from the exons ATGTTTTCCAAACTGTGCACACGCGGTATTGCCAGCCGTCTCGGTGGCATTGCCCAAAAGACACAACCCAAAGAGGCGACTGAGAGCAGCAGTCGCTCTGAGGCGGTCTTTGCACGTGAGCAGAAATACGGTGCACACAACTATCATCCGTTGCCGGTGGCGCTTAGCCGGGGCGAAGGTGTGCACGTGTGGGATGTGGAGGGCAAACGCTACTTTGACTATCTGAGCGCCTATTCGGCTGTCAATCAAGGTCACTGCCATCCCAAGATTATTAAGGCTCTGACGGAGCAGTCACAGAAACTGGCGCTGACGTCACG TGCTTTCTATTCGGATGTTCTCGGTGAATATGAGGAATATATTACCAAGTTCTTTGGCTACGAAAAAGTACTTCCCATGAACACGGGCGTGGAAGGCGGTGAGACAGCTTGCAAGCTGGCCCGTAAGTGGGGATACCTGAAGAAGCAGATACCCAAGAATCAAGCCAAGATCATCTTTGCACGCAACAACTTCTGGGGTCGCACATTGTCCGCCGTTTCCGCATCGAATGATCCCAGCAGCTACGAGGGCTTTGGTCCATTCATGCCTGGCTTTGAGCTGATCGATTACAATAATGTGACTGCCCTAGAGCAGGCTCTGCAGGATCCTAATGTGTGCGCCTTCATGGTGGAGCCCATTCAGGGCGAGGCTGGTGTTGTGGTGCCCGACGAGGGTTATCTGCGCAAGGTGCGTGAGCTATGCTCCAAACACAATGTGCTCTGGATTGCGGATGAGGTGCAGACAGGTCTGGCACGCACAGGACGCATGTTGGCGGTGGACTACGAAGAAGTGCAGCCTGATATTCTGATTCTGGGCAAAGCTTTGTCCGGTGGTGTCTATCCCGTTTCGGCTGTGCTCTGCAACGATGAGGTGATGCTGTGCATCAAGCCTGGAGAGCACGGTTCCACTTATGGTGGCAATCCGCTTGGCTGCCGTGTGGCCATGGCTGCCCTAGAGGTGCTGCAGGAGGAGAAACTGGCCGAGAATGCCTTCAAAATGGGTGAACTGCTGCGCAGCGAACTCTCAAAGTTGCCCAAGGATGTGGTGTCTGTGGTCAGAGGCAAGGGACTGCTGAATGCCATCGTCATCAGTTCAA AACACGATGCCTGGGATGTTTGTATGAAGCTTAAGGACAACGGCTTGCTGGCCAAGCCAACTCATGGTGACATCATTCGATTTGCTCCTCCGCTGGTCATCAACGAGGCACAAATGCTGGAGAGCATTGACATCATCAAGAAGACCATTCTGTCCATGTGA